A stretch of the Equus caballus isolate H_3958 breed thoroughbred chromosome X, TB-T2T, whole genome shotgun sequence genome encodes the following:
- the LOC138921805 gene encoding paraneoplastic antigen Ma6F-like has product MPVASGGSKPCHIKPLPGEERAVAEAEAPGDEGAAGVARAINEAAARSQHWRQTLQPLLDAMAYRVLRRFSGVEEPGCGEESFESGLHHANNTLYLWRHMSERERRRRLVESLGGPVLDLMCGLLEENPDTPAQDCLAALVQVFGNKDAQMTARLKFLTCAQRPQEALFAYVMRLEGLLQAALEKGAIRPAIAEQLRARQVLMQARPNETLENKLRRMRLERRPPGFLGMLQLIRETEAWEAAPARSEQFQAKESAPVDSRGLAVAQATPDNEDANKASTVNKNAAEINPAIESPAPANADSAEASSTKEDAVSLEDAAELASSEGTTKASSATQKDENAPTPAGLGQAGPLEAPGGPTPAQMGSASGVGPGGPGGDPEGLAQAGNKEAEQTPEEGLKAIQEELG; this is encoded by the exons ATGCCTGTTGCTTCTGGAGGCTCCAAGCCTTGCCACATCAAGCCCTTACCAG GTGAAGAAAGAGCTGTAGCTGAGGCCGAGGCTCCAGGTGACGAAGGAGCTGCAGGTGTGGCAAGAGCCATCAACGAGGCAGCAGCCCGGAGCCAGCACTGGCGGCAGACGTTGCAGCCTCTGCTCGATGCTATGGCCTACCGGGTACTGAGAAGGTTTTCTGGGGTGGAAGAGCCGGGCTGTGGAGAAGAGTCTTTTGAGAGCGGGCTGCACCATGCCAACAACACGCTGTACCTGTGGCGCCACAtgtcagagagggagaggaggaggagactggTGGAGAGCTTGGGTGGCCCCGTGCTGGATCTCATGTGTGGCCTCCTGGAGGAAAATCCCGACACCCCTGCACAGGACTGCCTGGCCGCGCTGGTGCAGGTGTTCGGGAACAAGGATGCCCAGATGACCGCACGGCTGAAGTTCCTGACTTGTGCGCAGAGGCCCCAGGAGGCTCTCTTTGCCTACGTGATGCGCCTGGAAGGCCTGCTGCAGGCGGCCTTGGAGAAGGGGGCCATCCGGCCCGCCATCGCAGAGCAGCTGCGCGCCAGGCAGGTGCTGATGCAGGCCCGGCCCAACGAGACGCTCGAGAACAAGCTGAGGAGGATGCGTCTGGAGAGGAGGCCGCCTGGCTTCCTGGGGATGCTGCAGCTCATTCGGGAGACGGAGGCGTGGGAGGCCGCTCCCGCTAGAAGTGAGCagttccaggcaaaggaaagTGCCCCCGTGGACAGCAGAGGCTTGGCTGTCGCCCAGGCCACCCCAGACAATGAAGATGCCAACAAGGCCTCCACAGTAAATAAAAATGCTGCCGAGATCAATCCTGCCATAGAAAGTCCTGCCCCAGCCAATGCAGATTCTGCTGAGGCTTCCTCAACCAAAGAAGATGCTGTTTCTCTTGAAGATGCTGCTGAGCTTGCGTCTAGTGAAGGGACCACCAAGGCCTCCTCTGCCACTCAGAAAGATGAAAATGCTCCCACTCCTGCAGGGCTAGGTCAGGCAGGCCCCTTAGAGgcccctgggggccccacccctgcccagatGGGCAGTGCTTCTGGGGTGGGCCCAGGAGGTCCTGGTGGTGACCCAGAGGGCCTTGCTCAGGCAGGAAACAAGGAGGCTGAGCAGACCCCCGAGGAGGGGCTCAAGGCCATCCAGGAGGAGCTGGGCTGA